One window from the genome of Macaca fascicularis isolate 582-1 chromosome 7, T2T-MFA8v1.1 encodes:
- the GZMB gene encoding granzyme B — translation MQPILLLLAFLLLRRTDAGEIIGGHEAKPHSRPYMAYLMIWDQMSLKRCGGFLIREDFVLTAAHCWGSSINVTLGAHNIKEQERTQQIIPVKRAIPHPAYNPENFSNDIMLLQLERKAKRTTAVQPLRLPRNKAQVKPGQACDVAGWGQTTPDGKYAHTLQEVKLTVEEDQTCKSRLGRYYDSTVELCVGDPEIQKASFKGDSGGPLVCNKVAQGIVSYGQRNGKPPRVCTKVSSFVRWIKKTMKRH, via the exons ATGCAACCAATCCTGCTCCTGCTGGCCTTCCTCCTGCTGCGCAGGACAGATGCAG GGGAGATCATCGGGGGACATGAGGCCAAGCCCCACTCCCGCCCCTACATGGCTTATCTTATGATCTGGGATCAGATGTCTCTGAAGAGGTGCGGTGGCTTCCTGATACGAGAGGACTTCGTGCTGACAGCTGCTCACTGTTGGGGAAG CTCCATAAATGTCACCTTGGGGGCCCACAATATCAAGGAACAGGAGCGGACCCAGCAGATTATCCCTGTGAAAAGAGCCATCCCCCACCCAGCCTATAATCCTGAGAACTTTTCCAACGACATCATGCTACTACAG CTGGAGAGAAAGGCCAAGCGGACCACAGCTGTGCAGCCCCTCAGGCTACCTAGGAACAAGGCCCAGGTGAAGCCAGGGCAGGCGTGCGATGTGGCCGGCTGGGGACAGACGACCCCCGATGGAAAATACGCACACACACTGCAGGAGGTGAAGTTGACAGTGGAGGAAGATCAAACGTGCAAATCCCGCTTAGGCCGTTATTACGACAGTACTGTTGAGTTGTGCGTGGGGGACCCAGAGATTCAAAAGGCTTCCTTTAAG GGGGACTCTGGAGGCCCCCTTGTGTGTAACAAGGTGGCCCAGGGCATTGTCTCCTATGGACAAAGAAATGGCAAGCCTCCACGAGTCTGCACCAAAGTCTCAAGCTTTGTACGCTGGATAAAGAAAACCATGAAACGCCACTAA